TTTTGTCCTGGTGAGAAGATGAATCCTCATTTGGTTCACCTTTGCCTGTTTTGTTCTCTGATCCGTTGTGTTCTTGCTCCTTGATCTCCTCCATATACATCTCCTCCACCATCGGCTTCCATAGGCGAACACGAGCATTGATGAACCAGTTAGACACCTGAACCAAACCACAACATTCTTTTAtgtatcagcttaggcttttagttgagatggagcacatgtttcaatttggtatcagagccaactCCACGacatccaactatcagcttaggatTTTAGCTGAGATGGAGGAGATGCTTCAATTGAAGCAAAGTAAGTACCAAACAACTTCAAGAATCACTAACCTGGTTCCTAGTAAGACCTGTCTGCTTTGCCAGCATGATCTTGTCTGAATCCTTGGGGTAACTGAACAGAAATTCGGGTCATTACAACAACGAATCAAGCCACAATTATCGAAACGAAAAAGATGGTTTGAGTGCTTACGGGTGAAGGAAATGCTCGAACAGCCAGGCGCGAAGCACAGAAACAGATCGCTCTGGCAATCCTCTCTGGGGTCTCCAAGCATTGTGCTGGATCATTCCCAACTGCTGCAAAGCCCTCTGCTGTCTGAGCTGATTGTCCACAAATTTGAGCCTCGACGAGCCCTCGATCTTCCCTCCCAGCCCGTCTTCCTCCCCCAAACTCTTGCTGGCAGCACGAATTTGCCCCAAGATCGCGTCTTTCAGGCACCTGAACTGCTTCGAGATCGTCTGCAATGCCAGAGCTGTGTAGGTCTTGGCTGAACCAATCCCTGCAGCCTGCTCAAACCATGTTATCACTATCTGCATCTGGTGATGGTACTGTCTGTACCTCTGCTCCACCTGAAAATTCCAAAATTCACCCATTTTAGCAGATTAGATCATGAAAGTTGCAGGGGATTCTGTTAATACAAGCAGTTTTCTGCAGAATTTTGAAAAGAACACTTTTTTGGCAGAAATTTTGCAGCTTTTACTGATGTAGACCTGTCTTTTCCTCCCGAGTTCTTGGGGAGGATTATATGCATCCATGTTTTGTCAGAGCCAAAGTTATGAACTTTATGTTAAAATTGGGAAGAAATTCTTAGAAAAGATAGATTAAAAGCATATATACCTCATCAAGCATGTTAACAAGTTTTGCTTTCTTCATTTGAATTTCCTGTCTTTCTGCGGTGGTGAGCTCGGTGGCGCGTTTGCCGCTGCTCTCACCTCCGGTTTGTCCGTCGCCGGCGCCGGAGGAGTCACCGGGGTTCTTGGCCGGACAAATGGCCTCTTTTGATGATTCAGTAGGAGCCTTTACTCCCTTGCCAACATTCACAACCTCTTCAAGAAGTTCTTGCGCCGCCTTCAAGAACTTGGAGCTCAACAGAACACTTTGGACGCCATTCACGCCGTTGGACACGCCGGACGCCGACGACGGCGATCCCCCGGAAACCCTCACCTCATCGCCGGCAGTCGGCGATATGGCCGTAACCAGCTGCTGCGACCCCACCTCGCGCTCCGCCCGGAAATTCCCAAACCCCGGCTGCTGCGAGGACAGACTGAGCGACAGCCCCTGCTGCGCGGCGCGTGTCACGTCACGCGCCGCCGCGAGCTCAATCGGCGGCGCGTACAGGTTATACTGCGGCCTACCCAGGAACCCATGGAGTGCAGTGATGTCATGCGACGGCGCGTGGACCTCCTGCGTCGTCGAGGGCGGCGCGGAGGCCGTGGTGGCGAGCGGTATGCCGACATACTGCTGCTGCGACTG
This region of Ipomoea triloba cultivar NCNSP0323 chromosome 15, ASM357664v1 genomic DNA includes:
- the LOC116005580 gene encoding BEL1-like homeodomain protein 1; translated protein: MATYFHGNSEIQAGGDGLQTLILMNPAGYVGFSDAPQQGQPPPGSNFIFLNSNAPGSSISFAHAPPSQSQQQYVGIPLATTASAPPSTTQEVHAPSHDITALHGFLGRPQYNLYAPPIELAAARDVTRAAQQGLSLSLSSQQPGFGNFRAEREVGSQQLVTAISPTAGDEVRVSGGSPSSASGVSNGVNGVQSVLLSSKFLKAAQELLEEVVNVGKGVKAPTESSKEAICPAKNPGDSSGAGDGQTGGESSGKRATELTTAERQEIQMKKAKLVNMLDEVEQRYRQYHHQMQIVITWFEQAAGIGSAKTYTALALQTISKQFRCLKDAILGQIRAASKSLGEEDGLGGKIEGSSRLKFVDNQLRQQRALQQLGMIQHNAWRPQRGLPERSVSVLRAWLFEHFLHPYPKDSDKIMLAKQTGLTRNQVSNWFINARVRLWKPMVEEMYMEEIKEQEHNGSENKTGKGEPNEDSSSHQDKSPGGSDHQDKSFAQNQSTTMPGGFNLIVPSEMESITQGSPKKPRSADMLHSPSSVPSISIDTKPADPSTAAGNEQGSMKFMNDRQNREGFTLLGNSTNFMGGFGSYPIGEIGRFSTEQFPGIPPPYSGNAVSLTLGLPPSENLPMSATHHAFLPAPDIHMGRGVEMGEANEFGGMTTPTSAHPTSVYESFNLQNRKRFAAPLLPDFVA